From Archaeoglobus sulfaticallidus PM70-1:
GCTGAACTGTATCGTCGAATACTTCTTTCCTCACTACCCTCCCAACCTCTGTGCTCAGGTCCACGGGTTTTATACTTGCAGTCATTTCCTGGATGTTCGTCAAAAACCTGTCCGGATTTTTCGCACTGTCAACACTCATGGTTTTCATCCCTCTGAGCAGGGACATTCTCAATGCAATTACATCATCCACCTTCCCGCTCCATTTCCAAGGAGAATCCAGATACTCAGGATTTTCAGGATTTAAAGCTATCAGCGGGCCAACAAAAACCTTAGGATAGCCAATCCTGCCAACGAATACGGATGGTGGAGTGGGCTTCTCAAGCTCGCCCTCCCTAATATCAAAGGATTTCAAAAAGCTGAACTTTTTTAGCAGAGGGCATTCCTTTCTCCCGCACTTCAGATTTCCCTTGCATTCAGCACATCTGATCATCTGATCACAAAAAAGTTGATAAAAGAGTTAATTTATTCGGTTAAGTGATATTTAGAAAGTGCTCAACTCACCGTTTATGACCATCTCGGTAATTTTTGTTATATCGGAAAGCCACTCCTCTGCAACAAACCTTATCCTGCTCTCCATCTTATCCAAGCTGTAACCCTTCTCCGGAATTACCTGAATACTCAGTGCATACGGATCATCTATCGGCTTTCCGATCTGGGAGAGTATCTTAACATATATCTCCTTTATCCCCTCCACAGCAGAAACGCAGTCATTGGCTATTCTGTTTGCAAGGAGGTTATAGATCTTGCCAACATGGTTTATAGGATTCTTACCACTCGTCGCTTCCATGCTCATAGGTCTGCTTGGTGTAATCAGACCATTCGCCCTGTTACCCCTGCCAACACTACCATCATCACCATTTTCTGCGGAGGTTCCCGTAACGGTGAGATAAACAACCTTGTTATCGTAATCATCGGCTGTGTTTATGTTTACAACAACCTTTCTTTCCGTGTATTCAGTAATGATATCCTCAACGAACTGCTGGAGTTCTTCCTTTATCGCGATATATTCTCTGATGTCCCCAACATATCTGTCCACAAAGGCACAGGCAATCGTTAGGTTTATCATGTCCTTCTCTCTCAACCCCATAACCTTTACATCCTCTCCAATAGCTGGATTTTTCTTTCTGAACTCGTTGTATATCCTCCTTTCAACATTGTAAACTACCCTTTCAGTCTCGCTCAAGGGTGCGAAGCCTATTCCAAAGGATGTATCGTTTGAATGTGGAACCCCTTTGCTTCTCTGAAAAACATCCTTCAAATCCGTGCTTCCTTCCCCTATCCTCACATCAAAAACAATATCTGTTTCTGGATTCAGATTTTGCATGGAATTCTTCACGTATTCTTTTGCAGCTTTCAAAACGATCCTGTCAGCGGGAATGTAAACACCATCAAACTGCTTCGTTGCCCTGCCGACAAGTAAAACATAGATCGGCTCGATTATTTCTCCACCCCCAAACTGAGGGTTTGACCTTCCAGCAACGATCTGTGTCTCATCGGTGTTGTGGTGTAAAACATACCCACATCTCTTCAGATACTCCTTGCTCAAAGCCCTGCTCATAGCTTCAGCTATACCATCCGCCAGACTATCCGGATGTCCTATTCCCTTCCTCTCAACAATTTCTATCTGCTGCTCCTCAATTGGTGTATGGACTATTTCCTCGATGAATATGTTCTTCATGAGCATCACCTCCCTAAAGGTAGATATCAAGAGTATAAATATCATTCCAAAAGTTAATTACTGATCGTAATTATTTTCCTCGCTCTCTTTCTCTATTTCCTTCTCGACTTTCTTTTCAATTTCCTTTACCCTCTTCTCAATCTCTTCAAGCGTAAGCTCCTCAACAATCTCATACTTTCCGGTGCTTATCCACATCAACTGGTCTTTCGTTGGTCTTTTGGCGAGAAACTTAGCTCCGGTTTTCTCATCTTCAAGGAGAATTACATTCTCTGATCCGTCTGGAAATCTGATCCTTTTCATTTGGACAAGAAACATCCATCAGATAATTAGCTTTTCGGTAAGCTATAGTTTCCCGAAATTATTCACTTCATAAACACGAGACTCGATGAGAAGAGATAACAATTATGTGGCTGAAAAACCAGT
This genomic window contains:
- a CDS encoding methionine adenosyltransferase, which translates into the protein MKNIFIEEIVHTPIEEQQIEIVERKGIGHPDSLADGIAEAMSRALSKEYLKRCGYVLHHNTDETQIVAGRSNPQFGGGEIIEPIYVLLVGRATKQFDGVYIPADRIVLKAAKEYVKNSMQNLNPETDIVFDVRIGEGSTDLKDVFQRSKGVPHSNDTSFGIGFAPLSETERVVYNVERRIYNEFRKKNPAIGEDVKVMGLREKDMINLTIACAFVDRYVGDIREYIAIKEELQQFVEDIITEYTERKVVVNINTADDYDNKVVYLTVTGTSAENGDDGSVGRGNRANGLITPSRPMSMEATSGKNPINHVGKIYNLLANRIANDCVSAVEGIKEIYVKILSQIGKPIDDPYALSIQVIPEKGYSLDKMESRIRFVAEEWLSDITKITEMVINGELSTF